A window of the Lactuca sativa cultivar Salinas chromosome 7, Lsat_Salinas_v11, whole genome shotgun sequence genome harbors these coding sequences:
- the LOC111897136 gene encoding probable BOI-related E3 ubiquitin-protein ligase 2 — MAVEAPHMTLNPSQFLPNRDMIDHQPNAVTYGIAPLPMIPMYGAGMTDSFPTPAFKADSGLTSSLPRKRPRHDAHVSSFTPPFSLPNAPIVNQNEHGTFAFFGEDIASHIYQQQLEIDRFVSHHTEKVRTEIQEMRKRNSRRLIAAAQEGIMKRLKAKEDEIVKIGQMNWSLEEKVKSLNVENQIWRELAETNEATANALRNNLQQVQEQLQLQQHYSLDFNNNCASIDDAQSHCGSNHELDRMLAEESGGERKNSSRYGGMNRRCRNCGKEESCVLLLPCRHLCMCTICASSISICPVCKSKKSAGVHVNMS, encoded by the exons ATGGCAGTTGAAGCTCCACATATGACCCTCAACCCTTCTCAATTTCTTCCAAACAG GGACATGATTGATCATCAACCCAACGCAGTAACATATGGAATTGCTCCGCTTCCCATgattccgatgtatggtgccggAATGACGGATTCCTTTCCGACGCCTGCTTTCAAGGCAGACAGCGGACTTACCTCCAGCCTTCCAAGAAAACGACCACGCCATGATGCTCACGTTTCTTCTTTTACTCCACCTTTCTCCCTTCCAAACGCTCCGATTGTTAATCAAAACGAACATGGCACATTCGCGTTTTTCGGTGAAGATATCGCATCGCACATCTATCAACAGCAATTAGAGATTGATCGTTTCGTTTCTCATCAT ACTGAGAAGGTGAGGACGGAGATCCAGGAGATGCGAAAGAGAAACTCGAGGAGATTAATAGCAGCAGCCCAGGAAGGGATAATGAAGAGACTGAAAGCCAAAGAAGATGAAATCGTGAAGATCGGACAGATGAATTGGTCTTTAGAAGAAAAAGTGAAATCTCTAAACGTCGAAAATCAAATATGGAGAGAATTAGCTGAAACCAACGAGGCAACAGCCAACGCCCTACGAAACAATCTCCAACAAGTCCAAGAACAGCTTCAGCTACAACAGCATTACAGTCTCGATTTCAATAACAATTGTGCCTCAATCGATGACGCTCAATCACACTGCGGAAGCAACCATGAACTGGATCGCATGTTAGCGGAGGAAAGTGgaggagagagaaagaatagtAGCAGATACGGCGGAATGAACAGGCGATGCCGAAATTGTGGGAAGGAAGAGTCATGCGTGTTGCTGCTTCCTTGCAGGCATCTGTGCATGTGTACCATCTGTGCCTCTAGTATCAGCATTTGCCCCGTCTGTAAATCAAAAAAATCTGCCGGTGTTCATGTGAACATGAGTTAA